A stretch of Lathyrus oleraceus cultivar Zhongwan6 chromosome 6, CAAS_Psat_ZW6_1.0, whole genome shotgun sequence DNA encodes these proteins:
- the LOC127092694 gene encoding NADH dehydrogenase [ubiquinone] 1 alpha subcomplex subunit 13-B yields MTEAMIRKKPGMASVKDMPVLQDGPPPGGFAPVRFARRIPNTGPSAIAIFLTTFGAFSWGMYQVGQGNKIRRALKEEKYAARRAILPVLQAEEDERFVKEWHKYLEYEADVMKDVPGWKVGASVYNSGRWVPPASGELRPDVW; encoded by the exons ATGACGGAAGCGATGATCAGGAAGAAGCCAGGAATGGCCAGCGTGAAGGACATGCCGGTTCTTCAGGACGGTCCACCTCCCGGCGGTTTCGCTCCCGTCCGGTTCGCTCGTCGAATCCCTAACACTGGTCCGAGTGCCATTGCCATTTTTCTCACCACGTTTGGTGCTTTCTCGTGGGGAATGTACCAGGTTGGACAGGGTAACAAGATCCGAAG GGCACTAAAGGAAGAGAAATATGCTGCCCGCAGAGCGATACTGCCTGTGCTACAGGCTGAAGAGGATGAGAG ATTTGTTAAAGAGTGGCATAAGTATCTTGAGTACGAGGCAGATGTCATGAAGGATGTGCCTGGTTGGAAGGTCGGTGCAAGTGTCTATAATTCTGGAAGATGGGTGCCCCCAGCAAGCGGTGAGCTGCGTCCTGATGTCTGGTGA